A genomic region of Paenibacillus sp. PL2-23 contains the following coding sequences:
- a CDS encoding FAD-dependent oxidoreductase yields MTTRIAVIGCTHAGTAAITEMARLYPDARITVYERNDNISFLSCGIALHVSGVVQDAQGLFYSSPAKLEELGVTTLMKHDVLAIDTDAKTLTARNLVTGEELTHGYDKLIATTGSWPIIPKMDGIELDGIELCKNFHHARTIIEQAKQAKRIAVIGAGYIGIELVEAFDMLGKDVTLIDNMDRILYKYLDEEMTHAAEQAFKDRGVKLALGQTVTSFQGNAEGRVSKVVTNHGEYEADLVILCIGFRPNTELLKGQVEMLPNGAIKVDEYMRTSKPDVFAAGDSCAVHYNPTGEHAYIPLATNAVRMGTLAARNLMLPTVKYRGTQGTSGIKIYDSNIASTGLTETSALAAGMNVKKVTISDSYRPEFMPTHEPVTLKVVYDADTGRILGAQVMSKVDLTQSINTMSVCIQNGMTMEELGFVDFFFQPHYNKPWNVLNQAGLKAV; encoded by the coding sequence ATGACAACTCGAATCGCGGTTATTGGCTGTACACATGCCGGCACTGCTGCTATTACAGAGATGGCGAGGCTATACCCGGACGCTCGAATTACCGTCTACGAACGGAATGATAATATTTCGTTCCTCTCGTGCGGCATCGCTCTCCATGTGAGCGGCGTTGTGCAGGACGCGCAAGGATTGTTCTACTCGTCGCCCGCGAAGCTGGAGGAGCTTGGGGTTACGACGCTCATGAAGCATGACGTGCTTGCTATTGATACGGATGCGAAGACGCTGACCGCCCGCAACCTCGTGACCGGCGAAGAGCTGACGCACGGCTATGACAAACTGATCGCAACAACAGGCTCGTGGCCGATTATTCCGAAGATGGACGGCATCGAACTGGACGGCATCGAGCTGTGCAAAAACTTTCATCACGCAAGGACGATTATCGAGCAAGCGAAGCAGGCAAAGCGCATTGCCGTCATCGGGGCCGGCTATATTGGGATCGAGCTGGTGGAGGCATTCGATATGCTGGGCAAGGACGTGACGCTTATCGATAATATGGACCGGATTCTGTACAAATATTTGGACGAGGAAATGACGCACGCGGCCGAGCAGGCCTTCAAGGACAGAGGCGTGAAGCTGGCGCTTGGACAGACCGTCACCTCGTTCCAGGGCAATGCTGAAGGCCGCGTCTCGAAGGTTGTAACGAATCACGGCGAATACGAAGCGGATCTGGTTATTCTATGCATCGGCTTCCGGCCCAACACGGAGCTTCTGAAGGGGCAGGTCGAAATGCTGCCGAACGGCGCCATTAAGGTGGACGAATATATGCGCACCAGCAAGCCTGACGTATTCGCCGCCGGAGACAGCTGTGCCGTGCATTATAATCCAACCGGTGAGCACGCCTATATCCCGCTTGCCACAAACGCTGTACGTATGGGCACGCTCGCCGCACGCAACCTCATGCTGCCGACGGTCAAATACAGAGGCACTCAAGGCACCTCGGGCATCAAAATCTATGACAGCAACATCGCTTCGACAGGGCTGACAGAGACGTCGGCGCTTGCTGCAGGCATGAATGTGAAAAAAGTCACAATATCGGACAGCTATCGCCCCGAATTTATGCCAACGCATGAGCCAGTGACGCTCAAGGTTGTGTACGACGCCGACACCGGCCGCATCCTAGGCGCGCAGGTCATGTCGAAGGTGGACTTGACGCAGTCGATTAACACGATGTCGGTCTGCATTCAGAATGGCATGACCATGGAGGAGCTTGGCTTCGTCGACTTCTTCTTCCAGCCGCATTACAACAAGCCGTGGAATGTGCTGAATCAGGCGGGGCTGAAGGCGGTGTAA
- a CDS encoding alpha-galactosidase: MGIQYLQESSVFHLQSKNTSYAMKVTKQGYLAHLYWGRKVSGHGLERLLELQGRASFSPNPDLEELALSLDTLPQEYPSYGGSDFRTPALQVQLADGSTVTELLYASHRIVPGKPALEGLPAVYTEQDDEAETLEITLKDEHAGLQVMLSYTVFRDSDAIARSARLLNTGGGPLKVLRALSMSLDMADDRYEQLQLSGTWARERYIHRRRLVPGMQSVESRRGSSSHMQNPFVALLSEGATEEHGSAYGVSLVYSGSFAAGTEVDQFHSARLFAGINPFDFSWLLEPGDSFQTPEAIIVFSDQGIGGMSRTYHDLYRSRLCRGTFRDQARPILVNNWEATYFNFDADKIESIAQAGSELGIELFVLDDGWFGKRDDDRTSLGDWFVDRRKLPNGLEDLVARVNRLGLSFGLWFEPEMISPDSELYRAHPDWCLHVEGRRRTQARQQLILDVSREDVQQHIVSTISAILSSAPITYVKWDMNRNMTEIGSAKLPPERQRETAHRYMLGLYSVLERITTAFPHVLFESCSGGGGRFDPGMLYYMPQTWTSDNSDAVSRLKIQYGTSIVYPVSSMGAHVSAVPNHQVGRVTSLETRGNVALSGNFGYELDLTKFTAEENEIVKEQVQLYKNIRHLVQFGDFYRLLSPFEGNETAWMFVSKAKDEAFVVFVSVLQEAHARLSRIKLQGLAPDKQYRLEGSDGTPYGGDDLMYAGMPTPQFHGDYASRCYHFKALPSSMKKE, encoded by the coding sequence ATGGGTATTCAATATTTGCAAGAGAGCTCCGTCTTCCATCTGCAATCGAAGAACACGAGCTATGCGATGAAGGTGACCAAGCAAGGCTACTTGGCACATTTGTATTGGGGGAGGAAGGTAAGCGGACACGGGCTGGAGCGGCTGCTGGAGCTTCAGGGCAGAGCCTCCTTCTCGCCGAATCCGGACCTGGAGGAGCTGGCCTTGTCGCTGGACACGCTGCCGCAGGAATACCCGTCCTATGGCGGCTCGGACTTCCGCACGCCAGCGCTTCAGGTGCAGCTGGCCGACGGCTCCACCGTTACGGAGCTGCTCTATGCTTCCCATCGCATCGTGCCGGGCAAGCCGGCGCTGGAGGGCTTGCCTGCTGTCTACACAGAGCAGGACGACGAGGCTGAGACGCTGGAGATTACGCTGAAGGACGAGCATGCGGGGCTGCAGGTGATGCTTTCCTACACGGTATTCCGGGATTCCGACGCAATCGCGAGATCCGCTCGCCTGCTCAATACGGGCGGCGGTCCGCTTAAGGTGCTTCGCGCTCTCAGCATGAGTCTGGATATGGCGGATGATCGGTACGAGCAGCTTCAGCTGTCGGGCACATGGGCGCGCGAGCGCTATATTCACCGCCGCCGTCTGGTGCCGGGCATGCAATCAGTGGAGAGCCGGAGAGGCTCCAGCAGCCATATGCAGAATCCGTTTGTCGCGCTGCTGTCGGAAGGCGCGACAGAGGAGCATGGCAGCGCGTATGGCGTCAGCCTGGTATACAGCGGCAGCTTTGCCGCCGGGACCGAGGTGGATCAGTTCCACAGCGCCCGCCTGTTCGCCGGCATCAATCCGTTTGATTTCAGCTGGCTGCTGGAGCCCGGCGATTCGTTCCAGACGCCGGAGGCGATTATCGTATTCTCCGACCAGGGCATCGGCGGCATGTCCCGCACCTATCATGATTTGTACCGCTCACGGCTGTGCCGCGGCACGTTCCGCGATCAGGCTCGGCCAATCCTGGTCAACAACTGGGAGGCCACCTACTTTAACTTTGACGCGGACAAAATCGAGTCAATCGCACAAGCCGGAAGCGAGCTTGGCATTGAGCTGTTCGTGCTGGACGACGGCTGGTTCGGCAAGCGCGACGACGACCGCACGTCGCTGGGAGATTGGTTCGTTGACCGCCGCAAGCTGCCGAACGGACTCGAGGATTTGGTCGCCCGCGTCAACAGGCTCGGCTTGTCGTTCGGCCTCTGGTTCGAGCCGGAGATGATCTCTCCGGACAGCGAGCTGTACCGGGCGCATCCCGACTGGTGCCTGCATGTTGAAGGCCGGCGCCGGACACAGGCGCGCCAGCAGCTCATTCTGGATGTGTCGCGTGAGGATGTGCAGCAGCATATAGTGAGCACAATCTCCGCTATATTGTCCAGCGCGCCAATCACGTATGTGAAATGGGATATGAACCGCAACATGACCGAGATCGGCTCCGCGAAGCTGCCCCCTGAGCGCCAGCGTGAGACGGCCCATCGCTATATGCTGGGGCTATACTCCGTGCTGGAGCGCATTACGACGGCGTTCCCGCATGTCCTGTTCGAGAGCTGCTCGGGCGGAGGCGGCCGCTTCGATCCCGGTATGCTGTATTACATGCCGCAGACGTGGACGAGCGACAATTCTGACGCGGTCTCCAGGCTGAAGATTCAATACGGCACAAGCATTGTGTACCCCGTCAGCTCCATGGGCGCCCATGTGTCTGCGGTGCCTAACCATCAGGTGGGACGGGTCACCTCGCTTGAAACGAGAGGCAATGTGGCGTTGTCCGGCAACTTCGGCTACGAGCTCGACCTCACCAAGTTCACAGCGGAGGAGAACGAGATAGTCAAGGAGCAGGTCCAGCTGTACAAAAATATTCGTCACCTCGTGCAGTTCGGCGATTTCTATCGACTGCTCAGCCCATTCGAGGGGAATGAGACCGCGTGGATGTTCGTGTCGAAGGCGAAGGACGAGGCGTTCGTCGTATTCGTCTCCGTCCTGCAGGAGGCGCATGCGCGGCTAAGCCGGATTAAGCTGCAAGGCTTGGCGCCGGACAAGCAATACCGCCTGGAGGGCTCTGACGGCACGCCGTATGGAGGCGATGACCTCATGTACGCCGGCATGCCAACCCCGCAGTTCCATGGCGATTACGCCAGCAGATGTTATCACTTCAAAGCCTTGCCGTCTTCTATGAAAAAGGAATAA
- a CDS encoding DUF4367 domain-containing protein yields the protein MRRMTWAAAVILCFTLVLSACGTTKDAESVVKDLEKVVNSMESYQGSGTMTLHTGQQPLEYRVEVSYQKPSYYRIKLTNEEKDITQIVLRNDEGVFVLTPKLNKVFRFQSNWPQNQGQVYLYQTLIQSILVDGSRQFAVEEDAYVFDVMANYNNGSLARQKIWLDKEELRPVQVEVSDTNASVMVDVKFDTFAFDQKFDKSVFETQANMASSPPASEDGAEPSDDAADQPTMGTPEQSDEAAAPGDDAAQEEGEELDNAEEEEVANPDEDASTDAEGEESAEFVAMGPSYYPGGVSEKDSQEITYGGNPGLITRYAGTYSYTLIQTMPKDMASSFVPGTMVSLGHTMGELTSSDDDTLKTLTWTYEGHLFRLTSNDLPESEMIKVAQSVQGEMAK from the coding sequence ATGCGTCGCATGACATGGGCCGCGGCAGTTATTCTGTGTTTCACACTCGTATTATCCGCTTGCGGTACAACAAAGGACGCCGAGTCCGTGGTGAAGGATTTGGAGAAGGTAGTCAACAGCATGGAGAGCTATCAGGGCAGCGGCACGATGACGCTGCATACCGGCCAGCAGCCGCTGGAGTACAGGGTGGAGGTTTCTTATCAGAAGCCAAGCTATTACCGCATCAAGCTGACGAACGAAGAGAAGGATATTACACAAATTGTGCTTCGCAACGATGAAGGGGTATTCGTGCTTACGCCCAAGCTGAACAAGGTGTTCCGCTTCCAAAGCAACTGGCCGCAGAATCAGGGTCAGGTCTATTTGTATCAAACCTTGATTCAAAGCATATTAGTGGACGGCTCCAGACAATTTGCGGTGGAAGAGGACGCGTACGTGTTCGACGTCATGGCGAATTACAATAACGGCTCGCTGGCGCGCCAGAAGATCTGGCTCGACAAGGAGGAGCTGAGGCCGGTGCAGGTCGAGGTCAGCGATACGAACGCTTCTGTCATGGTGGACGTGAAATTCGACACATTTGCATTTGACCAGAAGTTCGACAAGAGCGTATTCGAGACACAGGCCAATATGGCGTCTTCCCCGCCGGCTTCGGAGGATGGGGCTGAGCCTTCCGATGACGCTGCGGATCAGCCGACGATGGGCACGCCGGAGCAGTCCGATGAAGCGGCCGCTCCCGGCGACGATGCGGCACAAGAGGAAGGCGAGGAGCTGGACAACGCCGAGGAAGAAGAGGTGGCTAATCCCGATGAGGACGCCTCGACGGACGCCGAGGGCGAAGAGTCGGCAGAATTTGTCGCTATGGGACCGTCGTATTATCCTGGCGGCGTGTCGGAGAAGGATAGTCAAGAAATTACGTATGGCGGCAATCCGGGCTTGATTACCCGCTATGCAGGCACATACAGCTATACGCTGATTCAGACGATGCCGAAGGACATGGCCTCCTCCTTCGTGCCGGGCACGATGGTGAGCCTGGGCCATACCATGGGCGAGCTGACGTCGAGCGATGACGACACCTTGAAGACGTTAACATGGACGTATGAGGGCCATCTGTTCCGCTTGACTTCGAACGATCTGCCGGAGAGCGAGATGATCAAGGTCGCGCAGTCGGTACAAGGCGAGATGGCCAAATAA
- a CDS encoding LacI family DNA-binding transcriptional regulator — protein sequence MATIKDIAQQAGVSPATVSRVLNNDATLSVSEETRTRIFAIAEQLGYKPARLKKLKREEQLSRKQVGLFMWSSLEDERDDPYFAAIRRGIELRCDELGLAITKVLRGSGGAELAPLHELDGLIVVGSIASEDVAGLYSRSERVVFVNNMDEPDACDCVSLHFEGAVRDALSHLLEQGHERIAFVGGDGMIHRLRPGLLPLEGIDPRRSMFRALMADRGLYRTEYDVEAPWSPAGGYDGMRRLIHAEERPTAVLMGSDPMAVGALKALQEQGLAVPEDMAIIGFDDIEISAYLHPPLTTVRAHTELMGRTAAQLLLERIEGREAAMHVKVNTRLIVRESSVRKVST from the coding sequence ATGGCAACGATCAAAGACATCGCACAGCAGGCGGGAGTATCCCCCGCGACCGTATCGCGCGTGCTTAATAACGATGCAACGCTGTCCGTCAGCGAAGAGACAAGGACTCGCATATTTGCAATTGCGGAGCAGCTTGGCTACAAGCCGGCCAGACTCAAGAAGCTGAAGCGGGAGGAGCAGCTGTCCAGGAAGCAGGTAGGCCTCTTCATGTGGTCATCTCTTGAGGACGAAAGAGACGATCCTTATTTCGCGGCTATTCGCAGAGGCATCGAGCTTCGTTGCGATGAGCTGGGCCTTGCGATTACGAAGGTGCTGAGGGGAAGCGGCGGCGCCGAGCTGGCGCCGCTGCACGAGCTGGATGGTCTAATTGTTGTGGGCTCCATCGCTTCGGAGGACGTCGCGGGGCTCTACTCCCGCAGTGAACGTGTGGTGTTCGTCAACAACATGGACGAGCCGGATGCATGCGACTGCGTCTCGCTTCACTTCGAGGGAGCGGTTAGAGACGCTTTGTCCCATCTGCTGGAGCAGGGGCATGAGCGCATCGCTTTTGTAGGTGGCGATGGTATGATCCATCGGCTTCGACCGGGACTTCTCCCGCTGGAGGGCATAGACCCGAGGCGGTCCATGTTCCGCGCGCTGATGGCTGATCGAGGGTTGTATCGAACGGAATATGACGTCGAGGCCCCATGGTCCCCTGCGGGCGGCTATGACGGCATGCGTCGGCTGATACATGCGGAGGAGCGACCTACGGCTGTTCTCATGGGCAGCGACCCCATGGCGGTTGGCGCTTTGAAGGCGCTGCAGGAGCAGGGCTTGGCCGTCCCGGAGGACATGGCGATCATCGGGTTCGACGATATCGAAATATCGGCTTATCTGCACCCTCCGCTGACGACGGTGCGCGCGCATACGGAGCTGATGGGGAGAACGGCGGCGCAGCTGCTGCTGGAGCGAATCGAGGGGCGAGAAGCGGCTATGCACGTCAAGGTGAACACGAGGCTGATCGTCAGGGAAAGCAGTGTGAGAAAGGTATCAACCTAA
- a CDS encoding PspA/IM30 family protein produces the protein MGILQRVMNMTRAAANEMLDKMENPVMMLNHYLRDLDEEIERTERTLFQQQAQERLHSAKLEEQHAQALYYERKAEGAAAEGREAEARTALEAKLLYEEQAEETRRHREHAKQAATELQLKADSLKEEKTRLQGKRTELIARVQKSAALNGSAGAGYGSPPQLHGSAAVKGFERIEQKVLEWEAARELSRASAPGGGTGGLDAKQEQRSALVEAQLQRLLNKSGS, from the coding sequence ATGGGAATTTTGCAGCGTGTAATGAATATGACAAGGGCCGCGGCCAATGAGATGCTGGACAAGATGGAGAATCCGGTGATGATGCTTAACCATTACTTACGAGACCTGGATGAGGAGATCGAGCGGACGGAGCGAACCCTGTTCCAGCAGCAAGCCCAGGAGCGCCTCCACTCTGCCAAGCTTGAGGAGCAGCATGCCCAGGCCTTGTATTATGAGCGCAAGGCGGAGGGGGCCGCGGCGGAGGGACGCGAAGCGGAAGCCCGCACTGCATTGGAGGCGAAGCTGCTGTATGAGGAGCAAGCGGAAGAAACGAGAAGGCATCGCGAGCACGCGAAGCAAGCTGCAACAGAGCTTCAGCTGAAGGCTGACTCGTTGAAGGAAGAGAAGACCCGCCTGCAGGGCAAGCGGACGGAGCTTATCGCGCGCGTGCAGAAGTCGGCAGCGCTGAACGGGAGCGCCGGTGCCGGCTATGGGTCCCCTCCTCAGCTGCATGGCAGCGCGGCGGTCAAAGGCTTCGAGCGTATCGAGCAGAAGGTGCTGGAATGGGAAGCGGCTCGCGAGCTGTCCAGAGCCTCCGCGCCGGGCGGCGGCACAGGTGGGCTTGACGCCAAGCAGGAGCAGCGCAGCGCGCTCGTGGAAGCCCAGCTTCAGCGCCTGCTGAACAAATCCGGGAGCTAG
- a CDS encoding type 1 glutamine amidotransferase domain-containing protein — protein sequence MMTKAKKIAFLLADGFEDSEMKNPFDEMVKNGHDTVIIGLRADEKLTGKQGTISYTSHLGIDEANPKDYAAIIIPGGSSPSKLMDHPSVQQFVQEADASSITIAAICHGPQILAAAGILEGRTLTSYPGIASEMEKAGGRFIDKKVVVDQNLITSRTPEDEPAFISETLEKVGVNAW from the coding sequence ATGATGACAAAGGCGAAAAAAATTGCGTTTCTGCTTGCTGACGGCTTCGAGGATTCCGAGATGAAAAATCCGTTTGATGAAATGGTGAAAAACGGTCATGATACAGTCATCATCGGTCTTCGGGCGGATGAGAAGCTGACGGGCAAACAAGGCACCATTTCGTATACGTCGCATCTGGGGATCGACGAAGCTAACCCCAAGGACTACGCCGCTATTATTATTCCGGGAGGCAGCTCTCCAAGCAAGCTGATGGACCATCCAAGCGTCCAGCAGTTCGTGCAGGAGGCCGACGCTTCCTCTATCACCATCGCGGCCATCTGCCATGGTCCGCAAATTTTGGCGGCTGCCGGCATATTGGAAGGCCGCACCCTTACCTCCTATCCTGGCATTGCGAGCGAGATGGAGAAGGCGGGAGGACGATTTATCGACAAGAAGGTCGTTGTCGACCAGAACCTGATTACATCCCGCACGCCAGAGGATGAGCCGGCCTTCATCAGTGAAACGCTGGAGAAGGTGGGCGTCAACGCTTGGTAG
- a CDS encoding PspC domain-containing protein, whose amino-acid sequence MKKLFRSHSDNKVAGVCGGIAEWLGISSTIVRLLFVISAFFSFGAVLLVYFAAAVFVPKSPYNEVTFTNIHY is encoded by the coding sequence ATGAAAAAGCTGTTCAGGTCTCATAGTGATAACAAAGTCGCCGGCGTCTGCGGAGGAATAGCGGAATGGCTCGGCATCAGCTCCACAATCGTCAGGCTTTTGTTCGTCATCTCCGCGTTTTTCAGCTTCGGGGCGGTATTGCTGGTCTACTTCGCGGCGGCGGTGTTTGTGCCCAAGTCGCCCTACAACGAAGTGACCTTTACGAATATTCACTATTAA
- a CDS encoding extracellular solute-binding protein: protein MRRGMSLIALLSIIVAVTGSCLNHQSEDQEADVIELTLWHNFSGTDLRSQTMQSIVQQFRTENDNVELTVRAFTPDKYRSRLTAVAMKGEVPDVFVLWSGSMTTSLAEAKLIEPINPLLDQYPEWRDGFLPNSLEAFTEQDGVYGAPMGLTPTSILYYNQRLFQEHGQQVPTTWHELMHVIEHFKALGITPIMLGNKAEWLAQSSIFSSVADRVTGTDWFLRAVKQEGASFTDPVFIEALSYMRELAEAEAFQEDYDEIDNVEMELRFANGEAAMMIDGGWALTNLAANAPAEVLSELGATVLPTMPGGRGDPNTLAGVVGTGMALGVRETGAKQDAAMKLIYAMSGPDAQRRTLASHQLVSYKIPLDKSTVSPIFAQVYDLVNSVRLTPVYDALLSTEGANALNRGLRELLAGAAEPEEVAMRVQEAQAGAIGIGEK, encoded by the coding sequence ATGAGACGGGGCATGTCGCTTATCGCGCTGCTGTCGATTATTGTTGCCGTAACAGGTTCGTGCTTGAATCACCAAAGCGAGGACCAGGAAGCGGACGTTATCGAGCTCACGTTATGGCATAACTTTAGCGGTACTGATCTGCGGTCGCAGACGATGCAGAGCATCGTGCAGCAGTTTCGAACCGAGAATGACAACGTGGAGCTGACTGTGCGAGCCTTCACGCCGGACAAGTATCGCTCCCGATTGACGGCCGTGGCGATGAAGGGAGAAGTGCCCGACGTTTTTGTGCTGTGGAGCGGGTCCATGACGACCAGCCTGGCCGAAGCGAAGCTCATCGAGCCCATTAACCCCTTGCTGGATCAGTACCCGGAGTGGCGAGACGGCTTCTTGCCGAACTCGCTGGAAGCGTTCACGGAGCAGGATGGCGTCTACGGAGCGCCGATGGGGCTGACGCCGACCTCTATTCTTTATTACAACCAACGGCTGTTCCAGGAGCATGGACAGCAAGTGCCAACGACATGGCATGAGCTTATGCATGTAATTGAGCATTTCAAAGCGCTGGGTATTACGCCGATCATGCTAGGCAACAAAGCGGAGTGGCTGGCGCAGTCCAGCATCTTCAGCTCGGTAGCCGACCGGGTGACGGGAACGGACTGGTTCCTGCGGGCGGTGAAGCAGGAGGGCGCAAGCTTCACGGATCCTGTGTTTATAGAAGCGTTGTCTTATATGCGAGAGCTCGCCGAAGCGGAGGCTTTCCAGGAGGATTACGACGAGATAGACAATGTGGAGATGGAGCTGCGGTTCGCGAATGGAGAAGCTGCCATGATGATCGACGGCGGCTGGGCGCTGACCAATCTGGCCGCTAACGCGCCTGCAGAGGTGCTAAGTGAGCTGGGGGCGACCGTGCTTCCGACGATGCCGGGAGGCAGAGGCGATCCTAATACGCTCGCAGGCGTGGTTGGCACCGGTATGGCGCTTGGCGTAAGGGAAACCGGCGCGAAGCAGGACGCGGCGATGAAGCTGATCTATGCGATGTCGGGTCCCGATGCCCAGCGTCGAACGCTGGCCAGCCATCAGCTGGTCAGCTACAAGATTCCGCTGGATAAGAGCACGGTATCCCCCATATTCGCGCAGGTGTACGATCTGGTGAACAGCGTGCGGCTGACTCCCGTATACGACGCGCTGCTCTCGACTGAAGGAGCAAATGCGCTGAATCGCGGTCTCCGGGAGCTGCTGGCAGGCGCGGCGGAGCCGGAGGAGGTCGCGATGAGGGTGCAGGAAGCCCAAGCGGGCGCGATTGGCATAGGGGAAAAGTGA
- a CDS encoding GTP-binding protein: protein MMDTEVQEERVTNTMEREAVTPIYLLSGFLGSGKTTLLSNMLNEWRSRGLKAAVIMNELGEVNLDGQLVDREVPMAEMLGGCICCSIRSDLGVEIGALIKEHRPDAICIESTGAANPLETLDGVTDASMYKTIELREIITVVDGPELLERSRNGKGRTFKLMKEQIRCGTLLLLNKSDKLEPEQLVEVQQLLREWNAHARIVSTVRCELEDWSWLDAEAHPVPHPIGATDDRQEDVEYVEDSHDASHRHVMAATRYLDKPVDSVAFEELLRGLPDNIYRAKGIVSFSDTSAGSRYLFQYAYRETDFIRIEPQGEVRDVAVFIGEHFSKEWLDNRLRELMSKS from the coding sequence ATGATGGATACGGAAGTGCAGGAAGAGAGGGTGACGAATACGATGGAACGGGAAGCGGTAACGCCTATTTATTTGCTGTCCGGCTTTCTGGGCAGCGGCAAGACGACGCTGCTCTCTAACATGCTGAATGAGTGGAGAAGCCGGGGCCTGAAGGCCGCCGTTATTATGAATGAGCTTGGCGAGGTGAACCTGGACGGCCAGTTAGTCGACCGCGAGGTGCCCATGGCGGAAATGCTGGGCGGCTGTATCTGCTGCTCCATCCGCAGCGATCTTGGCGTGGAGATTGGAGCGCTTATTAAGGAGCATCGTCCGGATGCGATATGCATTGAGTCGACGGGAGCAGCCAATCCGTTGGAGACGCTGGACGGCGTAACGGACGCGTCTATGTACAAGACGATTGAGCTTCGGGAGATTATTACGGTTGTGGACGGCCCCGAGCTGCTGGAGCGCAGCAGGAACGGCAAAGGGCGAACCTTCAAGCTGATGAAGGAGCAGATTCGCTGCGGGACGCTGCTGCTGCTCAACAAATCAGACAAGCTGGAGCCGGAGCAGCTTGTAGAGGTTCAGCAGCTGCTGAGGGAGTGGAACGCCCATGCGCGAATCGTGTCCACGGTTCGTTGCGAGCTTGAGGATTGGAGCTGGCTGGATGCTGAAGCACATCCCGTCCCCCATCCCATAGGGGCGACAGATGATCGCCAGGAGGACGTGGAATACGTTGAGGATTCCCATGACGCCTCTCATCGGCATGTCATGGCGGCAACCCGCTATCTGGACAAGCCGGTGGACAGTGTCGCGTTCGAGGAGCTGCTCCGGGGACTCCCGGACAATATATACAGAGCCAAAGGCATTGTGTCGTTCTCCGATACCTCTGCAGGCAGCCGCTATCTGTTCCAATACGCGTATCGGGAAACCGATTTTATACGCATAGAGCCTCAGGGCGAGGTTCGCGATGTGGCTGTTTTTATCGGCGAGCACTTCTCCAAGGAATGGCTGGACAATCGGCTGCGGGAGCTGATGTCGAAGTCGTAA
- a CDS encoding YjcZ family sporulation protein, producing MNYAANVSGGANHHYPVAGAAACGGYNSVGAILVLFILLVIIIRTICY from the coding sequence TTGAACTACGCAGCAAACGTTTCTGGCGGTGCAAACCACCACTACCCTGTAGCTGGCGCAGCTGCTTGCGGCGGCTACAACAGCGTTGGAGCCATCCTGGTCCTCTTCATCCTTCTGGTTATCATCATCCGCACGATTTGCTACTAA
- a CDS encoding DUF4358 domain-containing protein, whose protein sequence is MIQKTNHLQKLGAFLLAGALTVAATACSRGQEDRVETAVATASAEPSITPEPVPAATPFVQPSAEAEPSPLANEPTEGPTASPEPAATPSAKPSSSPPTASVPSSSTPSVQPTSTPAESVMPATAKPTPTAVATPVLTPTPQPAPSAAAPPSAAASPRPTATGKPGTSATPSPVPSPSPTSDPVVGDIAAKLADELELPPMKAVEKDQIPSFYEGIETDKMLEEYLFKQSKMMLSASEYSVIKLRSEDDYAAAEAAFRFRAETIMKSFEHYVEDQYELASQYQIIRSGPYVLFSISDQQEQMASLFYSFFIEDGKALK, encoded by the coding sequence ATGATACAAAAAACCAATCATCTCCAGAAGCTTGGGGCATTCCTGCTGGCTGGTGCCCTCACCGTTGCCGCTACGGCCTGCAGCCGCGGCCAAGAAGATAGGGTTGAAACGGCTGTTGCCACGGCGTCTGCAGAGCCGAGCATAACGCCAGAGCCTGTGCCAGCGGCAACACCGTTTGTTCAGCCTTCCGCTGAAGCTGAACCCTCCCCCTTGGCGAATGAGCCCACGGAGGGGCCGACAGCTTCGCCTGAGCCTGCGGCCACGCCAAGCGCCAAGCCCTCTTCTTCCCCGCCGACGGCCAGTGTGCCCTCAAGCTCAACGCCTTCGGTCCAGCCCACGAGCACGCCTGCTGAGAGCGTGATGCCAGCGACTGCCAAGCCAACGCCGACAGCTGTGGCGACGCCTGTCCTTACCCCGACGCCGCAGCCTGCGCCATCGGCTGCAGCTCCGCCTTCTGCTGCAGCCTCGCCGAGGCCAACGGCAACGGGGAAGCCAGGAACGTCAGCGACGCCTTCCCCGGTGCCTTCGCCTAGTCCAACCAGCGATCCCGTTGTCGGCGATATCGCCGCCAAGCTGGCGGACGAGCTGGAATTGCCTCCTATGAAGGCCGTCGAGAAGGATCAGATCCCTTCGTTCTACGAAGGCATCGAGACCGACAAGATGCTGGAGGAATACCTGTTCAAGCAATCCAAGATGATGCTGTCCGCCAGTGAATATTCCGTCATCAAGCTGCGGTCAGAAGATGATTACGCCGCTGCTGAAGCCGCCTTCCGGTTCCGCGCAGAGACCATTATGAAGAGCTTCGAGCATTATGTGGAGGATCAGTACGAGCTTGCGAGCCAATATCAGATCATCCGCAGCGGTCCCTATGTGCTGTTCTCCATCTCTGATCAGCAGGAACAAATGGCGAGCCTGTTTTATTCCTTTTTCATAGAAGACGGCAAGGCTTTGAAGTGA